AATAAGTCATCCATTACTTTAACACTATAGCGCAGAAGATAAGCCCAACAACAAAAGCAGTGAGCTGGAGAGATGGAAAACACCGGCCCATCTGCTGGATGTTTGATCCTTGCACGTCCTTAGTTTCGTCAGTTTTACAGTTAATTGGATTAATTATGGCTGCAACTAaccattattttattgattgattgagctGCCAggtattaattattaattaatcaatgaaaTGCTAAAAAAAGAGAGGCATATAAATGGAAGCAGGACAAAAAGAGTGATAACACTAATATGATAAAAATCATTATCATGGCTGatcattgtgtgtctgtgtgtgtttctccaaGCAGACCAGGCTTATGTAACATTGGCCACCACCGACAGCTACGCCAAAGGAGCGATGGTTCTCGGCCAGTCGTTACGAGACCACAACACAACCAAGAAACTCGTCGCCCTTGTAGGACCTCATGTTGCAGACCCTTGCAGGTAACACTTCCAAGTTCTTCAGCTGTcattatgtctctctctctctctctctctctctctctctctctctctctctctctctctctctctctctcccctcaaaACACAAATGATAGATTTAATGTGCACACTaatcatactgtgtgtgtgttgcagagatGCACTGCGCTCCATTTTCGATGAGGTGTGTGTCGTCAATGTCCTGGACTCCGGTGATACGGCTCATCTGTCCATGATGAAACGTCCTGATCTGGGAGTAACCTTCACAAAGCTGCACTGCTGGACGCTCACACAATACAGcaagtgtgtgttcatggacGCAGACACACTGGTGAGAAACGAAACAAGGAAAAATCACAATATAGTTGAGAAGCTTTGAATATGTTTTGTGTCAGATTTTCTTTGCGTGTGTTcctattttccattttttgttgaaaaagagaaagaaaagaagagaaaatgttaGTGGAGTAACTGTGAGGTAATTGTaattaaatattgaataaattCAGGAACGCTCTGTTTGACTTCCTCTTCTTAAATATTCATGCAGCGTTAAGATTTCAGATGCACAATTTAAACTcttaaatgcatatttttctgATACGTTTTTGCATTAAATGTCTTCTTGTGGAAATATTGATAAAAGAAATTCCATAATTTTGTGTAAATaagtaattttatttaaatgtattcaggTACTGTCAAATATAGATGAGCTCTTTGAGAGGGAGGAGTTATCTGCAGCGCCGGATCCTGGTTGGCCAGACTGTTTCAACTCCGGGGTGTTTGTTTTCATACCGTCCAATGAAACGCACGAGAAGCTGCTCACGTTCTGCGCTGAAAACGGCAGCTTCGATGGTGAGGCCTGAATtacactctttctttttctcctctcttcttttcattaTTAGAGGGGAGAGCGTAATTCAACTTCGAGTCAAATTAGAGGGCCTAACACCAAAATGCAAAGTTTCATGTGTATGACGAGACTGATACTGATAGCTGAGAGTCTGGAGGTATTAAGAACACTAAAATCATGGGTACAGTCTGTATGAGCTCAGCCACAGGTTTCTGAAGGGATATTTTGCATTTCTGAATCATGAAGGTTTGGTTTAATATCACTTGTCTGAGGCATGAAAATCCACATTTGAGCAATTTGTGTGTAAAGGACTCTACATAAACAAGCAGCAACCAACATGATTGAGTGTTAGAGCCTGTCTCTGTCTACTAATGCAACAACACTCtcaaacatacttttttttaatgtcatgttCTTATTGCAAAACTATTttcagccaacacacacacacacacacacacacacacacacacacacacacacacacacacacacacacacacacacacacacacacacacacacacacacacacaaagtgaagTTGCCAATTATGACTCTTACACCTTGcagaataaaaaatgaagtttgacagaaaacatgtaaaataatgtaGTACTTTCAATTTATTGaccaataaaaaagacaaattgttAATAATGCTTCACTAAATTTGACTTGAACTGATTTAACTGAACAGAATTCAGTTGAAGTAACAGTACATAGGAATTTACGCCTCTTTTTTTTAGATATCAACTTGAGCCAAATACCAAACGGCCAAAAGCATTTCCACTGTGGCTGACACCAAAGATTAAACCTATATTGTACTGTCGCTACATCATTGAATTGATACACAGAGGTTCCTGTAGCTgccctctctccacacacacacacacacacacacacacacacacacatacacactgtagaTATCCTACTCTTAACCCTCACTTGGCCTAACCTTGTCCTCACGCTGCCTGCCAGCTCAATCCTGCCCTTTGCAGCCTGCCGTTAACACTCACCAAATGCCATATATGAGTGAGGGAGGGCATAGATTTCACCATACAATGTCATTCACTGTATGCAGCATCCTCTCGCAGCATTGTCAACACTTTTTTCAATTTCTATTTATACATGTGATAAAGAACACAGCCTGCAGGAATGTATagtacagcgtgtgtgtgtgtcagataaGATAATGTTACTAAATAAGTACTAGGATTAAAATATGTAATGAATGAAGAACTGATCAGCTTGTTTTCTTGTCTTTGATGGCCCAGAGTAATTCTCACATGACTATTGCACTCCTGGTTGTGGGTCTAGGGGCTCCTAGCTTTCTCTTATCTTGCCCTGCTTTTGCCAGAAGTTGGTTTCACATCTAAgtattattttttctgtgtgtgtttgtccacatCTGCAGGTGGAGATCAGGGGGTTCTCAACAGTTTCTTTAACACTTGGGCGACGGCAGACATATCTAAACACCTCCCCTTCATCTACAACCTCAGCAGTATCGCCATCTATTCCTATCTGCCAGCTTTCAAACagtcagtaaacacacacacacacacacacacagacacacacacacacacacacacacacacacacacacacacacacacacacacacacacacacacacacacacacaactacacatttaGGGTTTCTTCACTTCCATGTTTCCCCAATTCTGTCGTTTCCTCTGTGAAacttaagtgtgtttgtgtgcaaagAGGTATAAAGCTTATCAAAGGTCAATTCAGAGgttgtgtatctgtctgtctgtgtgtgtgtctgtgtgtatctgtgtgtatctgtgtgtgtgtgtgtctgtgtgtgtggaagtgggTGGGTGTTAAATTACAAGAAGCCGCAAGCATGTCACACATTTTTCCACAACCAGCAAAATAGAGGAGCAACATGcacttctgtctctgtgtccttCTGTGTAGATTTTTAGTTCAGTGCAATGAATCACGCTGTATTTTCCTAATTTACTTTTCTTATTAATGGTGAAATCCAGATATGTCAACTTGGATCTTATTTTTGGAGATTTACTGTTGATACTGTTGATAATATTGTACTCACCAAAGTAACTGCTAAGACTTGTAAATGTGGCTATAAAAAAGTCAGACAGGGACAGAAACTCACAGATTTTAAACAAAGTATAGATAGTACACTAGTTTTTTGGGGTGATGAAAGATCATTTTGGCTGATAAGACTGCTCATGTTTTTCCTCATGTGACACTCGCTACGTTATCATAACTGATGTGATTGAAATGATTGAATTATTGCCAAAGCTATAAAACTAAGATGCAAGTTTTAATAAACCTGAATCATCCCCTAACACCATAAGACAGAGAAATTACATGTTGCTGTAACAATAAATCAGGATGTTGATATCATGTTAAGCTTTCTTGATAAGTTAAGAATACAAGAGTAATTCTGCTTTAAATCCTTCACGTttttccatcctcccatcccaTGTTCTCTTTTGATGCTGTATCTTCACAGGTACGGCCATGAAGCCAAAGTGGTGCACTTCCTTGGCAAGGCGAAGCCATGGAGCTACTCCTACGATTCTCAGAGGGgcgaggtcaaaggtcactccGTGTCCCCTGACCAGTGCCATCTGCACCCGGACTACCTGCTCATGTGGTGGCAGTTGTACAGCAAATCTGTGATGCCTCTGCTGCAGCGGGCCTACGGGGACACTCCCTTCCACAGCGGCTTTGTGGAGGCAAACGAGGATGTATgtcacttctgtgtgtgtgaaagaagaGTGTTTAATTTAAGGTGTGGCTGTAGTGTGACTGATCATGTGAAAAGATATACTGGTAtggctgtgaatgtgtgtggtcAGTAGTTTATCTATTGCATCATGTTGCACAATCGTCATGTCCTGACTGTGTGGAAACCTTTAATAGCTTGTTGAACCTTTCACtagcacattttttaaaagtgtggGAGTCTATCATGGTTTGCAATTCCAGAGTGGTGAGAGTGCTATATATCGAAGCTCCCTCTTCAGCTCAAGATAAAAAGCTGCCCAGTTTAAGTTGTCTCACAGTAACAAGCAAAAGTTGATTGGTTCCACATTCCTCAGCCTCCCGTCTGTTGCCAAAAGTCGTTTTTGTTGCCCGCTGGTATAGCCCGTCTCCTCAGTGGTGTCAAGACATTATGAAAAGCGTTCTGTCGTCAATGAAAGACACGGGCTGAACAACTGTTCAGTGCTTCACAGAGTGGCAGGAAGTTGCCATGTTGTCTTTTGTAATAGTGAGTCAATGTTCTGAATTagtcaaagaagaaaaagacaaaagataGATGAGCAGATGGTACAAGAAATCCTGGAAAACCTGCTGCTTTGCTCAATTACTCAACGCTGTGTCATCTTGTGTCACAAGTTTCTACAGACAGAGAAAGTTTTCCACAGGCTCAGGGtcacattaatttttttttctgtgtatcaAATGATGCTGGAAAAAGGCAATGATCAAATGCTGTACATTAGATTCCATACTTCATACATACTTTCCTTTAAacttgaaaacaaaaaatatttaatgtccTGCTCCACTGaaaatgtgttatgtgtgttacTTCATACATAACAAATGATGTAGAATGATGTATTTGCAAATCTGCTCACCTAATATTTAAGTTTAGGATATGTACAGCACATATGAGCAAGATTTTGTGACATAGCAACTGGAAACCAATTGTGGTCCAGGATGCAGCTTAcataagtgtgatgtggaaaataATTTTAAGAATTTCTAGTAAGGTCGTTGTACTTTTGGGTGGAAAAAACATATCAGGCACAAATTATTACTCAAAAGCACTCAAGTACTTTGTTGTTTTATAGGATGGCTTTAGGgggtctttattttttattcttagtCATGCACTctctgttaatgtgtttccTACTCACTAGAGCCATTATGAGTTGATTGGTAGTGACTTGAGTGTACATTAAATATAGGAAGCcaagcttttctttttaataatgttaCCATAAGCTGCTTACATCATTTGACAAACATTATCAAATCTTATCTGCTGTAAATGTGTTGCAAAATGTCTTGTGATACTCTGACTTCTCTGACAAAAAATGCCTGCAAGGATCACATGTGCAAAATTCCTCCATTGTGAGGAAATCCCAGCAGAGTGAAGCTGAGCATGGCTGAACTTGGTGAAAGCAGACCATATAAAGGATTGTTCTGCAACCATCTTttaatgattcattcattctttctctgtcaTGCAGGTTAAGCTTCATGAGGATATGAGAGAGCATTCGGCTCcccctgctcctgctcctcgtCCTCAGATTTcatcagaggagaggaagaagcgCTGGGAAGCGGGCCAGATCGACTACCTTGGTGACGACTCCTTCGTCAACATCGAGCGCAAACTTAATTCCTTCTTAAAGTAGCAGGTGGGCAGGTGAGGGAGTgcgacagacagagagagcaccAGTTGAAGCTCTGTGTGGGCGGGGAATAAACCActgctcagccaatcacaggggCTTGATTAGCAGGTGACTGAATGAAAGCCTCTGTGCAACTTTGAGCCTCACTCTGTGCACcttctcagtgtgtgtatgaatttAGGAGAGGAAACTTCACTTTTCTCTAAatggaccagtgtgtaagatttaatggaatcaaaaggaagaaatataatataatattcataaatatgttttcattagtgtataatcacctgaaaataagaaatgtattgttttgttggcttagaatgagccctttagatctacatagggagcgggcCCTCTTCCGTGGAAATGCCATGTCATTATTTTTCCATCCTGTGTTCTACAAAGACCCACCGCTACACTGCTTCTGATTGACCCATATTTTCACCCTAACCATCTCACTcctcatgcctaaacctaaccagcctAACCAATGAAGGGACAgagtactagccaatcagaggcagattTAGGTGGGTCTTCGCAAGAATGTGGGTTGGGGAAAAACGCTAGGTTGGGCCAGTCAGATGGACGAACTCCTGCAAGTgcagttagggttaggatagtcaataaataaacaaccagatttctttgtatttttatttatatttatgacaaaacatcaacatcaattTATCACAGAAATACTGCAATTTGCTTACATTTTCTTAGGTGGAACGCCATCTTGCCCTGATATTTTGACAACCCATAAGTTAGCTGGCCGAACAGCCAGTGCGGAGAACATCTTAAATCAGGTTGTCACAccgcaaacctttagtaaatcaggcccaatGAGTACAAATTTTGTAGCTTTGCAAATCCTTCCCCCGGCTGATCCAAACTTTTACTAACCTAAAAAATAAGTCAGCCCACCCTTCACGTTTCTGCACTAAcccagaacaaacaaacactggctctagggAGAGCCGCTCGTGTTTTATGTGAGTTTCgtggccactgtaggttctcctacatgcttgaaaGGGAGGGGTGAGGGCATTCAGTTAGTTGCAATCTCCAACCTCACCaccagatgccactaaatcctacacgcTGGttcttttaaaggaaaagtttgacattttgggtaGAGGTCGATGAGTAGATTGATACCACTCATTCACATAGGAGTGCTATCAATCTTCTTATCTACATCTCGGCAACAAAGCGAAGCAGCTCATTAATGTCGAATCGTCCAGCTGTTCCTTTTAAGTGTTCTTGTGTCTCTGATGGAGATGGATTCATAGTCCTGAGTCTTCCTATCCTGTGGAAACATTCAGCAACAATGGAAACTGTTGGAAGGGAAAATTAAGTTTAGCTGCTGTTGCTGGATTTAACCACAATTCCTATCCTGCAATAAATCCTTCCAAGCCACTTTGAAGCAGATATGCAGCCACTGGCACACGTCCCTTTTTGCGGTCTTTGCTCGCCAATCTTAACCCGTTAATGACGGACAATCTTGCTTCAGTCTGTCTGTATTCACCTCAGAGTACATGGATGAACATTCCTATGTGTGCCTCTGATACTCACCAGCTCCTTGTGATTTCAGCTTCATAATGTCTGACACTGTATTATGGCTAGGcctgttgtgttgtatttgcaTGGCGCAGAGTTGAAACGTGGGTCGATAGTGAAGTACTTTGAGCCACATCATAAAGTGTGATGTTGATAGTCAAGTTTTGTGTTATGTATTTGTGTGGGATTTAACACTAGTGCACTCCCCAAACACCTGTCAACTGTGTTCGTGACTGCATGTATGTCCTTTCCAGACCTGCAGCAGTAGATCTTTGTGCCATGACCTGAGTtttatcacttcctgtctgtagtGTAACCAGCTGCCTTATTGCCGTTCACTGTTTACAAAACCTCACTTACTGTAACTGCTGCTTGTAGCATAACAGTTTTTTTGGGTCCATCCTTTCCTGTTACAGATACCTCCTTTTACTTCACTCAAGCTGTGTGCCCTTAACCTAAATCTAGCTCCTAACAATAATGAACTTTACTCACTCCATGAAACTGATAAGATGTGGGGGGTCTGATCTTGTCAGTTTGCTAAAACCCAAATATGCATGAGTGTGAAAGTGGAACAATATAGTGGTGTCAAGTTAATGCAGATCTGTCTTGTTCCCTAGCTGTTAACTGTACATCCCTGATgctaataaagaaatacaatttTATCAACTCTGTTGTCatgaattcagttttatttaatgcTGTAACTTTAA
This is a stretch of genomic DNA from Scomber japonicus isolate fScoJap1 chromosome 16, fScoJap1.pri, whole genome shotgun sequence. It encodes these proteins:
- the LOC128375189 gene encoding glycogenin-1-like, which translates into the protein MTRKMWGLIPVLDCSQLLKLCSSQCKPSICHIRTPDPRADPPQSIMTDQAYVTLATTDSYAKGAMVLGQSLRDHNTTKKLVALVGPHVADPCRDALRSIFDEVCVVNVLDSGDTAHLSMMKRPDLGVTFTKLHCWTLTQYSKCVFMDADTLVLSNIDELFEREELSAAPDPGWPDCFNSGVFVFIPSNETHEKLLTFCAENGSFDGGDQGVLNSFFNTWATADISKHLPFIYNLSSIAIYSYLPAFKQYGHEAKVVHFLGKAKPWSYSYDSQRGEVKGHSVSPDQCHLHPDYLLMWWQLYSKSVMPLLQRAYGDTPFHSGFVEANEDVKLHEDMREHSAPPAPAPRPQISSEERKKRWEAGQIDYLGDDSFVNIERKLNSFLK